A part of Arcobacter sp. F2176 genomic DNA contains:
- a CDS encoding HAD family hydrolase, whose translation MIKLIVLDVDGTLTDGKIIYTNNGDEIKSFDVSDGLAIAAWTKKFGKKAAIITGRKSSLVEKRAKDLNIEHLHQGVHNKDEVLEEILKKENISWGEVAAIGDDLNDYKMLKKAGLSFTPQNGSKYIKEIVNVVCKNKGGEGAVREMMEYIFKEDGLEEEFLNLWL comes from the coding sequence ATGATTAAGTTAATTGTTCTTGATGTTGATGGAACCTTAACTGATGGAAAAATTATTTATACAAATAATGGTGATGAAATAAAATCTTTTGATGTATCTGATGGTTTAGCAATTGCTGCATGGACAAAAAAATTTGGCAAAAAAGCAGCTATTATAACTGGAAGAAAATCTTCTTTAGTAGAAAAAAGAGCAAAAGATTTAAATATAGAACATCTTCATCAAGGTGTACACAATAAAGATGAAGTTTTAGAAGAGATTTTAAAAAAAGAGAATATTTCTTGGGGTGAAGTAGCTGCCATTGGTGATGATTTAAATGATTATAAGATGCTTAAAAAAGCAGGATTATCTTTTACTCCACAAAATGGTTCAAAATACATAAAAGAAATAGTTAATGTAGTTTGCAAAAATAAAGGTGGAGAAGGTGCTGTTAGAGAAATGATGGAGTATATTTTCAAAGAAGATGGTTTAGAAGAGGAATTTTTAAACTTATGGCTATAA